A genomic stretch from Juglans microcarpa x Juglans regia isolate MS1-56 chromosome 3S, Jm3101_v1.0, whole genome shotgun sequence includes:
- the LOC121258064 gene encoding adagio protein 3, which produces MAMAKEQEEKEQVRSSGGKRLKCARGEERESVEEQEQEEVEEEESELPVKPGFFYPMTPTSFVVSDALEFDFPVIYVNKVFELFTGYRADEVLGRNCRFLQFRDPHAQRRHPLVNPVVVSEIRSCLEVGVAFQGELLNFRKDGTPLVNMLRLVPIHDDDGIITHIIGIQVFSEAKIDLNHESYPVFKKTCDQQLDQSGKYYAMSAAQSPLHQHQEICGMLQLSDEVLAYNILSRLTPRDVASIGSVCRRIRQLTKNEHVRKMVCQNAWGREVTGTLELLTRKLGWGRLARELTTLEAVCWRKLTVGGAVEPSRCNFSACAAGNKLVLFGGEGVDMQPMDDTFVLNLDTANPEWHRMSVKSSPPGRWGHTLSCLNDSWLVVFGGCGRQGLLNDVFVLDLDAKQPTWREVFCGTPPLPRSWHSSCTIEGSKLVVSGGCTDSGVLLNDTFLLDLTTEKPMWSEIPTSWAPPSRLGHSLSVYGKTKILMFGGLARSGNLRLRSGEAYTIDLADEKPQWRLLECSAFTGTGSQSAVVPPPRLDHVAVSMPCGRIIIFGGSIAGLHSPSQLFLLDPSEEKPSWRILNVPGQPPKFAWGHSTCVVGGTRVLVLGGQTGEEWILNELHELCLASRLDSDL; this is translated from the exons ATGGCCATGGCTAAAGAGCAAGAAGAAAAGGAACAAGTTCGGAGCTCGGGAGGGAAGAGACTAAAATGTGCCAGGGGAGAAGAACGTGAATCTGTGGAAGAGCAAGAGcaagaagaagtagaagaagaggaaagcGAGCTCCCTGTGAAGCCGGGATTCTTTTACCCAATGACGCCCACCTCTTTCGTGGTATCCGATGCACTTGAATTCGATTTCCCAGTCATTTATGTCAACAAAGTCTTCGAGCTCTTCACCGGCTACCGTGCCGACGAGGTCCTCGGTCGGAACTG tcGGTTTTTACAATTTCGGGATCCCCATGCGCAAAGGCGGCACCCCTTGGTGAATCCTGTTGTTGTTTCTGAGATTAGAAGCTGTCTCGAGGTAGGTGTTGCATTTCAAGGCGAGCTCCTCAATTTCAGGAAGGATGGCACTCCCTTGGTAAACATGCTAAGACTTGTACCTATCCATGACGACGATGGAATTATCACACATATTATAGGTATTCAAGTTTTTTCTGAAGCGAAAATAGATCTGAACCACGAATCATATCCAGTTTTTAAAAAGACTTGTGATCAGCAGCTTGATCAGTCAGGAAAATATTATGCAATGAGTGCTGCTCAATCACCACTCCACCAGCATCAAGAAATATGTGGAATGCTACAGCTCTCAGATGAAGTCTTGGCTTACAACATTTTATCGCGCTTGACACCAAGGGATGTAGCATCCATTGGGTCTGTCTGCAGAAGGATCCGTCAGTTGACAAAGAATGAGCATGTGAGGAAGATGGTATGCCAAAATGCTTGGGGAAGAGAAGTAACGGGTACATTGGAACTGCTGACAAGGAAGTTAGGGTGGGGGCGTCTGGCCAGGGAACTGACTACTCTTGAGGCTGTTTGTTGGAGGAAACTGACAGTTGGAGGTGCAGTGGAACCTTCACGTTGCAATTTCAGTGCTTGTGCAGCAGGTAATAAGCTTGTATTGTTTGGAGGGGAAGGAGTTGATATGCAGCCAATGGATGACACATTTGTTCTCAATCTTGATACTGCAAATCCAGAGTGGCATCGCATGAGTGTGAAATCATCCCCCCCAGGGCGCTGGGGCCACACTCTCTCATGTTTAAATGATTCTTGGTTGGTGGTTTTCGGAGGATGTGGGCGGCAAGGATTGCTCAATGATGTTTTCGTTCTAGACTTGGATGCCAAACAGCCAACGTGGAGAGAAGTCTTTTGTGGAACTCCCCCTCTCCCTAGATCTTGGCATAGCTCTTGCACAATAGAAGGTTCTAAATTAGTTGTTTCGGGTGGATGCACAGATTCAGGGGTACTTCTTAATGACACATTCTTGTTGGATCTCACAACGGAGAAACCAATGTGGAGTGAGATTCCAACTTCTTGGGCTCCTCCCTCCAGGTTAGGACATTCACTTTCAGTTTATGGTAAGACCAAAATTCTTATGTTTGGTGGACTTGCCAGGAGTGGGAACCTGCGGTTGCGATCAGGTGAGGCTTACACTATTGATTTAGCAGATGAAAAGCCTCAGTGGAGGCTACTGGAGTGTAGTGCATTCACTGGCACGGGTAGCCAGAGTGCTGTGGTTCCTCCACCTAGACTTGATCATGTTGCTGTCAGCATGCCTTGTGGCAGGATTATCATTTTTGGTGGTTCCATTGCCGGGCTTCACTCCCCTTCACAGCTATTTCTTTTGGATCCTTCTGAGGAGAAACCATCGTGGAGGATCCTCAATGTTCCTGGGCAACCACCAAAATTTGCTTGGGGTCATAGCACTTGTGTGGTTGGGGGGACTAGGGTCCTAGTATTGGGTGGGCAAACAGGGGAGGAATGGATACTTAATGAATTGCATGAGTTGTGCTTGGCGAGTCGGCTGGACTCAGACCtgtaa